In a genomic window of Kitasatospora sp. NBC_00240:
- a CDS encoding right-handed parallel beta-helix repeat-containing protein, with the protein MSRRVLNVSGSEPGCYPTIGQALAEADSGAIINVLPGDYRESLKVLTSVSITAEDGRGSVTLEAVEGSAVVAAAELLTLRGLVLRNRDTTCATVDLAAGRLVMEDCGVDADSWAGVLARNRSTLTMRDCLITNPGGSGLVAVEEAGGLVERCTIERIGGSGIVIAAGAGPVVTGSTIREVEGNAICATDHARGRIEDCDVSGAKGPAIGMEKESSTQVVRTRIHDTANSAVHLTSKARGAFEDCEIADSASHGIVLTGGADPTVLRCRVIRAGGNGIHVAERSRGTFEDCEVTRSEQTAVWVTGESNPTLTSCRIQDSAALAVVVREQSAGTYTRLQVLGAEQHGIGISTGANPLFRKATLSDCKGHGILVTENGRGRVEECSIQQTGHAGLAVSSGGNPYVSGTKLLDSADAGVLVGAQGRAVLRDCEVSGAAAQGIAVEGDGELSVSRSRVHHCRSGGIRFAEQSTGSAGACEVYANDADGFLIDSTGEVAVRDCESWDNAGAGLRRTVPDTRFTLENLGSRGNGSPDTGSAATASLATTAPRTAATAAPAAAPVPQADVPQADVLPGQEALAAALAELHSLVGLSAVKQEVTNLVNLNRMAARRREAGLPAPPMSRHLVFAGPPGTGKTTVARLYAQILAALGTLRRGHLVEVARLDLVAQIVGGTAIKTAERFEEARGGVLFIDEAYTLVAGEGGNGPDFGREAIDTLVKLMEDHRDDVVVVVAGYEEEMRRFLASNPGLSSRFTRTVGFENYASPELVTIIEHMCQQHQYELGDGTRAALTQYFELIPRDRDFGNGRTARKVFEETVERQAQRLAVLPGATADDLTVLLPDDVALPVRHDSADPQTTQPDLETLLRNLHDMVGLAQVKREVSDMVNLLASARRRREAGLPTPSLSRHLVFSGAPGTGKTTVARLYGRLLQALGVLTRGQLVEVSRADLVGEWVGHTAQRTREAFERARGGVLFIDEAYTLAPARPGGDFGQEAIDTLVKLMEDHRDEVVVIAAGYSEEMDHFIDSNPGLSSRFSRRVEFENYAPGELVTIVQQHASVSGYVCAPALNAALLRHFEAVPRGRAFGNGRYARQVLDVMVTCQAGRLSSLARPTEDDLRTLLDLDLPLPAPAADNPPLPGTPGVVAGNGPGGPQGE; encoded by the coding sequence ATGAGCAGGAGGGTGCTCAACGTGTCGGGCAGCGAACCCGGCTGCTACCCCACCATCGGCCAGGCGCTCGCGGAGGCCGACAGCGGAGCGATCATCAACGTGCTGCCAGGCGACTACCGGGAGAGCCTCAAGGTGCTCACCTCGGTGAGCATCACCGCCGAGGACGGCCGCGGAAGCGTCACCCTGGAGGCGGTCGAGGGGAGCGCGGTCGTGGCCGCCGCAGAACTCCTGACCCTCCGCGGCCTGGTGCTCCGCAACCGCGACACCACCTGCGCGACGGTCGATCTCGCCGCAGGCCGGCTCGTCATGGAGGACTGCGGCGTCGACGCGGACTCCTGGGCCGGAGTCCTCGCCCGCAACCGGTCCACCCTGACGATGCGGGACTGCCTGATCACCAACCCGGGAGGCTCCGGCCTGGTGGCGGTCGAGGAGGCCGGCGGCCTGGTCGAGCGGTGCACCATCGAGCGGATCGGCGGATCGGGGATCGTGATCGCGGCCGGCGCCGGCCCCGTGGTGACCGGCTCCACCATCCGCGAGGTCGAGGGCAACGCCATCTGCGCCACCGACCATGCCCGTGGCCGGATCGAGGACTGCGACGTGTCCGGCGCCAAGGGCCCCGCCATCGGCATGGAGAAGGAGAGCAGCACCCAGGTCGTCAGGACGCGGATCCACGACACCGCCAACTCCGCCGTCCACCTGACCAGCAAGGCACGGGGGGCCTTCGAGGACTGCGAGATCGCGGACAGCGCGAGCCACGGCATCGTCCTCACCGGCGGAGCGGATCCCACGGTGCTCCGCTGCCGGGTGATCCGCGCGGGAGGCAACGGCATCCACGTCGCCGAACGCTCCCGCGGCACGTTCGAGGACTGCGAGGTGACCCGGTCCGAGCAGACGGCGGTGTGGGTGACCGGCGAGAGCAATCCCACCCTCACGTCCTGCCGGATCCAGGACTCCGCGGCGCTGGCGGTCGTCGTCCGGGAGCAGTCGGCCGGCACCTACACCAGGCTGCAGGTACTGGGCGCCGAACAGCACGGCATCGGCATCAGCACCGGCGCGAACCCCCTGTTCCGCAAGGCCACGCTGTCCGACTGCAAGGGCCACGGCATCCTGGTCACCGAGAACGGCCGGGGACGCGTCGAGGAGTGCAGCATCCAGCAGACCGGCCACGCGGGCCTGGCCGTCAGCAGCGGCGGCAACCCGTACGTCAGCGGCACCAAACTGCTCGACAGCGCCGATGCCGGCGTCCTGGTGGGAGCACAGGGCCGGGCCGTCCTGCGCGACTGCGAGGTCTCCGGCGCCGCGGCCCAGGGCATCGCGGTGGAGGGCGACGGCGAGCTGTCCGTCAGCCGCTCCCGGGTCCACCACTGCCGCAGCGGCGGAATCCGCTTCGCCGAACAGTCGACCGGCTCGGCCGGCGCCTGCGAGGTGTACGCCAACGACGCCGACGGCTTCCTGATCGACTCGACCGGCGAAGTCGCCGTCCGCGACTGCGAGAGCTGGGACAACGCCGGCGCCGGCCTGCGCCGCACCGTGCCGGACACCAGGTTCACCCTGGAGAACCTCGGCAGCCGCGGCAACGGGTCCCCCGACACCGGCAGCGCCGCGACCGCAAGCCTGGCAACGACCGCCCCTCGGACCGCCGCCACCGCCGCGCCCGCAGCGGCGCCCGTCCCGCAGGCGGACGTCCCGCAGGCGGACGTCCTGCCCGGGCAGGAGGCCCTCGCCGCCGCGCTGGCCGAACTGCACTCCCTGGTGGGCCTGTCCGCGGTGAAGCAGGAGGTCACCAACCTCGTCAACCTCAACCGGATGGCGGCCCGCCGCCGCGAGGCCGGCCTGCCCGCTCCCCCCATGAGCCGGCACCTGGTCTTCGCCGGGCCGCCCGGCACCGGCAAGACCACCGTCGCCCGCCTCTACGCACAGATCCTGGCCGCACTGGGCACCCTGCGGCGCGGCCACCTGGTGGAGGTCGCCCGCCTCGACCTGGTGGCGCAGATCGTCGGCGGCACCGCCATCAAGACCGCCGAGCGGTTCGAGGAGGCGCGCGGCGGCGTGCTGTTCATCGACGAGGCGTACACCCTGGTCGCGGGCGAGGGCGGCAACGGCCCGGACTTCGGCAGAGAAGCGATCGACACGCTGGTGAAGCTCATGGAGGACCACCGGGACGACGTGGTGGTCGTCGTGGCGGGCTACGAGGAGGAGATGCGGCGGTTCCTGGCCTCCAACCCCGGGCTGTCCTCGCGCTTCACCCGCACCGTGGGGTTCGAGAACTACGCGTCACCGGAGTTGGTAACCATCATCGAGCACATGTGTCAGCAGCACCAGTACGAGCTCGGTGACGGCACCCGGGCAGCTCTCACCCAGTACTTCGAACTGATCCCCCGGGACCGGGACTTCGGAAACGGCCGCACGGCCCGCAAGGTCTTCGAGGAGACGGTCGAGCGACAGGCCCAGCGCCTCGCCGTGCTGCCGGGCGCCACCGCGGACGATCTGACCGTCCTGCTTCCCGACGACGTCGCGCTGCCGGTCCGGCACGACTCCGCCGACCCGCAGACGACCCAGCCGGACCTGGAAACACTGCTGCGGAACCTGCACGACATGGTCGGCCTGGCCCAGGTCAAGCGGGAGGTCTCCGACATGGTGAACCTGCTCGCCTCGGCCCGACGCCGGCGCGAGGCCGGGCTGCCCACACCCTCACTGAGCCGCCACCTGGTCTTCTCGGGCGCCCCCGGCACCGGGAAGACCACGGTCGCCCGGCTGTACGGGCGGCTGCTGCAGGCACTCGGCGTGCTGACCCGGGGCCAACTGGTCGAGGTCTCCCGGGCCGACCTGGTGGGCGAGTGGGTGGGACACACCGCCCAGCGCACCCGGGAGGCGTTCGAACGGGCCCGCGGGGGAGTGCTGTTCATCGACGAGGCCTACACCCTCGCACCGGCCCGCCCCGGCGGGGACTTCGGGCAGGAGGCGATCGACACCCTGGTGAAGCTGATGGAGGACCACCGGGACGAGGTGGTGGTCATCGCCGCCGGATACTCCGAGGAGATGGACCACTTCATCGACTCCAATCCCGGCCTGTCCTCGCGGTTCTCCCGGCGGGTGGAGTTCGAGAACTACGCGCCGGGAGAACTCGTCACCATCGTGCAGCAGCACGCCTCCGTCTCCGGTTACGTGTGCGCCCCGGCGCTCAACGCGGCCCTGCTGCGGCACTTCGAGGCGGTGCCGCGGGGCCGTGCCTTCGGCAACGGGCGCTACGCCCGGCAGGTCCTGGACGTCATGGTCACCTGTCAGGCAGGCCGGCTCAGCAGCCTCGCCCGGCCCACCGAGGACGATCTGCGCACCCTGCTGGACCTGGACCTCCCCTTGCCCGCGCCCGCGGCCGACAACCCGCCCCTTCCGGGGACCCCGGGCGTCGTAGCCGGCAACGGCCCGGGTGGCCCGCAGGGCGAATGA